From the Nevskia ramosa DSM 11499 genome, the window CGGCTGGCCGTTCTGCAGCAGCACGCGCTTGAAATCGTTGTCGCGCCGGGCGAACTCCAGTTCCAGCTTGAGGCCCGAGCCGAAGCCATAGCCGCCGACCAGGCCAGCGACGTAGCCGGTATCGAAGCTGACGTCGCTGACCTTGGTGCCGTCTGGCGCGGACACCAGCAGGCCGTTGGCGCCATAGATCTTGAAGTTCTGATCACGAACGAAATTCGCGCCGCCTTCAAGGCCCAGGTACCAGCCCTGGTTGGCAGCAGCGATGCCGGGGACGACACCGAGCACGGCCAGGCCGAGCACAGCAGATCGCAACGATTTACGAGGTTTCAATGACATTTTTTGTTATTCCCTGTGCTGTTTGGATCGATCTGATGCCGATCACGAGGAGGCAGGTCTGCGTTGCTTTGCAGACCCCGAAACGACGCCGACGGGTAGCATTTTGAAGCGGTTCCGGCTGCGCGTGGAGACCACCAACCGGGGCTCGCAAGAAGTTCGCCGATCATTCGCCACCGCCATGCTTGCACTTGTACGTGGCCCGGGATGAAATTCTCGTCAATCCTGCCGCTCTGCGCCCGCATGAAAATCCTGGTCACCGGTAGCGCCGGCCATCTCGGCGAAGCGCTGATGCGCAGTCTGCGTGCTCGAAATGTCGATGCCGTCGGGCTTGATCTGAAGCCTTCGCCGTACACCGATGCGGTCGGCTCGATCACCGATGCCGCGTTCGTGCAGCGCCGCATGGCGGGCATAGACGCCGTGCTGCACACCGCGACCCTGCACAAGCCGCATGTCGAAACCCACATGCGCCAGCAGTTCGTCGACACCAACATCAGCGGCACGCTGAACCTGCTCGAAACGGCGGTACAGGCGCGTGTCCGCGCCTTCGTGTTCACCAGCACCACCAGTGCCTTCGGCACAGCGCTGACGCCACCAGCAGACGCGCCGGCCGCCTGGATCACCGAGCGGGTACGGCCGGTGCCGAAGAACATCTACGGCGTCACCAAGATCGCCGCGGAAGACCTGTGCGAGCTGATCCATCGCCGCAGCGGTCTACCCTGCCTGATCCTGCGCACCTCGCGCTTCTTCCCGGAAGACGATGATGCCGCCGACACGCGGCTGGCCTTCGTCGATGCCAATACCAAGCTCAACGAGTTCCTCCATCGCCGGGTCGAGATCGAGGACGTCGTCGAGGCCCACCTGCTGGCGCTGGAGCGTGCGGCCGTGCTCGGCTTCGGCCGCTACATCATCAGCGCGACGACGCCGTTCTCGCCGGCCGATGCCGTCGAGCTGCGCCGTGACGCGGCGGCCGTCGTCGAACGCCGCGTGCCGGCTTATGCCGACGAATACGCGAGACGCGGCTGGCGTCTGCCGGAGAGCCTCGATCGCGTCTACGACAACCGGCTGGCGCGCGAGGAACTGGGCTGGCAGCCGCGCTGGGATTTCGCCAGCATCATCGAACGCTTGCGCAGCAGTGGCGATTTCCGCAGCGCGCTGGCGATCGCCGTCGGCCGCAAGGGTTATCACGATCGACACTGGGACGGCGACGGTCCGTTTCCTGTGCAATGACGCCCCAATTCGAATCCGCCGCGCAGTGGCACGGCGCGTGCGTTCTGCCCACCCTGCCGCCCCTGTCACTCCGGAAACCGAACACCATGTCACGCACCCTGCTGGCCGCGGTCTTGCTGGCCACATCGCTGCTGCTGCCTGCCAGCCACGCCGCAGAAACCGCCGCCAAGGCAACGATGCAGGGCGACGCCGCGCGCCCCGCCAAGGCCGCGCGCTGGCAGCGCGCCGAGCTGTACTTCGGCCTCGGCCGCAGTGACGGCAGCACGGCCGACGCCGACCGCGAACGCTGGCAGCGCTTCCTCGATGAAGAGGTGACGAAACGCTTCCCGGACGGCTTTTCGGTGCTCGATGCCTACGGCCAGTGGCAGCGCCGCGACACCAAGACCATCGAGCGCCTGAACTCCAAGCTGCTGGTGATCCTGTTCCAGGGCCAGCAGCACCGGCGTGATCTCGATGCGCTGCGCGCGGCCTGGAAGCAGCGCAGCGGTGATGAGTCCGTGTTGCTGACGATCACCCCGGCCGAGGTGTCGTTCTGATGAAGCGCTTCGTCCGTGGCGATCTCGATGGCTTCATCGGCCTGGCCCTCGACAATCTGGTGCTGCTGCTGCTGATTTCTGCGCTCTGCCGCTTCGTGCTCGGCTTTCCGGAAGTGCTGGTGCTCGGCACGGTGCTGCCGGGCGCGGCGGTATCGCTGCTGGCCGGCACGCTGTTCTATGCCTGGCAGGCGCGGCAGTTGGCGGCACGCGAAGGCCGTGATGATGTCTGCGCGCTGCCGTTCGGCCTGAACACCATCACCGTGTTCTCGTTCGTGTTCCTGGTGATGCTGCCGGCCAAGCTGGCGGCGACCGCCGCTGGCAGTGCCGATCCGGCGCGCGCCGCCTGGCAGGCCGGGCTGCTGGCCTGCTTCGGCACCGGTGTCATCGAGTTCGCCGGCGCTTTCGTCGCCGGCTGGGTGCGCCGCCACACGCCGCGCGCCGCACTCTTGTCGACCTTGGCCGGCCTGGCGCTGGCCTTCATCGCGCTCGGCTTTCTGATGCGCGCCTACGCCCATCCGCTGATCGGCATCGTCATCCTGGTCGTGGTGCTGATCGGCTACTTCGGCCGCGTGAAGTTGAAGGGCGGACTGCCGGTCGGCGTGGTCGTGGTGCTGCTCGGCATCGCCCTTGGTTGGACGCTTGGTCTCGCGCCGACCGGCCCCTTGCCGCCACCGCCAAGATTGTCACTGCCGGTGCCGGTGATCGGCGCGCTGCTGGAAAGCCTGCGCTTCGACCAATTCCTGGCCTACGCCGCGGTGATCGTGCCGATGGGTCTGATCTCGGTGGTCGGTTCGATGCAGAACCTGGAGTCCGCGGAAGCGGCCGGCGATCGCTACGACACCCGCTCGTCGCTGGCCGTCAACGGCATCGCCACCCTGGTTGCCTCGGTGTTCGGCTCCTGCTTCCCGACCACGCTGTACATCGGCCATCCGGGCTGGAAGGCGATGGGCGCGCGGGCGGGTTACTCGACCTTGTCCGGCGTGTTCATCGCGCTGCTCTGCTTCAGCGGCACCATCGCCCATGTCGCCTGGGCGGTGCCGATCGACGCCGGCATCGCGATCCTGCTGTGGATCGGCATCGTCA encodes:
- a CDS encoding NAD-dependent epimerase/dehydratase family protein; its protein translation is MKILVTGSAGHLGEALMRSLRARNVDAVGLDLKPSPYTDAVGSITDAAFVQRRMAGIDAVLHTATLHKPHVETHMRQQFVDTNISGTLNLLETAVQARVRAFVFTSTTSAFGTALTPPADAPAAWITERVRPVPKNIYGVTKIAAEDLCELIHRRSGLPCLILRTSRFFPEDDDAADTRLAFVDANTKLNEFLHRRVEIEDVVEAHLLALERAAVLGFGRYIISATTPFSPADAVELRRDAAAVVERRVPAYADEYARRGWRLPESLDRVYDNRLAREELGWQPRWDFASIIERLRSSGDFRSALAIAVGRKGYHDRHWDGDGPFPVQ
- a CDS encoding permease — encoded protein: MKRFVRGDLDGFIGLALDNLVLLLLISALCRFVLGFPEVLVLGTVLPGAAVSLLAGTLFYAWQARQLAAREGRDDVCALPFGLNTITVFSFVFLVMLPAKLAATAAGSADPARAAWQAGLLACFGTGVIEFAGAFVAGWVRRHTPRAALLSTLAGLALAFIALGFLMRAYAHPLIGIVILVVVLIGYFGRVKLKGGLPVGVVVVLLGIALGWTLGLAPTGPLPPPPRLSLPVPVIGALLESLRFDQFLAYAAVIVPMGLISVVGSMQNLESAEAAGDRYDTRSSLAVNGIATLVASVFGSCFPTTLYIGHPGWKAMGARAGYSTLSGVFIALLCFSGTIAHVAWAVPIDAGIAILLWIGIVMSVQAFDATPRAHFPAVVVGLLPGLAMWGSLMIKAGLRAAGAGSEGGPGITEALLPAFHAADVWAEGAFALEQGVVFSAMILSAATVAIIERKFVVSAIWMLAAAALSATGLMHSYRYTGADTALALTPAWTFVYAYLAAAGVLLAARWLTVPDDTASSGH
- a CDS encoding DUF3574 domain-containing protein, with the protein product MSRTLLAAVLLATSLLLPASHAAETAAKATMQGDAARPAKAARWQRAELYFGLGRSDGSTADADRERWQRFLDEEVTKRFPDGFSVLDAYGQWQRRDTKTIERLNSKLLVILFQGQQHRRDLDALRAAWKQRSGDESVLLTITPAEVSF